A genomic region of Acidobacteriota bacterium contains the following coding sequences:
- a CDS encoding NADH-quinone oxidoreductase subunit B, producing MGIEEIEVPVLTTTVEKMVQWARRSSIWPVTFGLACCAIEMMAMSASRYDIARFGAEVFRGSPRQSDLMIIAGRLSRKMAPVLRRIYDQMPEPKWVISMGACASVGGVFDNYAIVQGADQVVPIDVYVPGCPPRPESLIYGIVLLQRKIDRQRMTA from the coding sequence ATGGGTATCGAAGAGATTGAAGTCCCCGTCCTGACCACGACCGTCGAGAAGATGGTGCAGTGGGCGCGGCGCTCGTCGATCTGGCCGGTGACCTTCGGCCTGGCGTGCTGCGCGATCGAGATGATGGCGATGAGCGCCTCGCGCTACGACATCGCGCGGTTCGGCGCCGAGGTGTTCCGCGGCTCGCCGCGGCAGTCCGACCTGATGATCATCGCCGGCCGCCTCTCGCGGAAGATGGCGCCGGTGCTGCGCCGCATCTACGACCAGATGCCGGAGCCGAAGTGGGTCATCTCGATGGGGGCCTGCGCGTCGGTGGGGGGCGTGTTCGACAACTACGCGATCGTCCAGGGGGCGGACCAGGTCGTGCCGATCGACGTCTACGTCCCCGGCTGCCCGCCGCGGCCCGAATCGCTGATCTACGGCATCGTCCTGCTGCAGCGCAAGATCGACCGGCAGCGGATGACCGCCTGA
- the thiS gene encoding sulfur carrier protein ThiS: MTIRLNGEPYVLDAPLTVTELLDRLRIDPRRVAVERNLVVVRRVSYPDTLINEGDEIEIVNFVGGG; encoded by the coding sequence GTGACCATCCGCCTCAACGGCGAGCCGTACGTGCTCGACGCGCCCCTGACCGTGACCGAACTCCTCGACCGCCTGCGCATCGACCCCCGTCGCGTCGCCGTCGAGCGCAACCTCGTCGTCGTCCGGCGGGTGAGCTATCCGGATACCCTGATTAACGAGGGGGATGAAATAGAGATCGTGAACTTCGTGGGCGGTGGGTAA
- the nuoK gene encoding NADH-quinone oxidoreductase subunit NuoK produces the protein MPTLNHYLMLSAILFSIGTAGVFLRRNLITILLSIEIMLNAVNLMFVAAGRDWVSRIQPVEHALDGQIIVFFVMTVAAAEAAVGLAIVIALFRHRETLSPDAFTALKW, from the coding sequence GTGCCCACGCTGAACCATTACCTCATGCTCTCGGCCATCCTCTTCTCGATCGGCACGGCGGGTGTGTTCCTCCGCCGCAACCTGATCACGATCCTGCTCTCGATCGAGATCATGTTGAACGCCGTGAACCTGATGTTCGTCGCGGCCGGGCGCGACTGGGTCTCGCGCATACAACCAGTGGAGCACGCGCTCGACGGCCAGATCATCGTCTTTTTTGTGATGACCGTGGCCGCCGCGGAGGCCGCCGTCGGGCTCGCGATTGTCATCGCCCTGTTCCGGCACCGCGAGACGCTCAGTCCGGACGCGTTCACGGCACTGAAATGGTAG
- a CDS encoding SIS domain-containing protein encodes MSDAAEGAIRDILAGAIRAHEMMRDGDVAPVAAAARAMTDAVKHGKKVLAFGNGGSAADAQHFAAELVGRFQLERRAAAAIALTTDTSILTAIGNDYAFDRVFARQVEALGGEGDVALGISTSGRSANVLAAFETARSKKMTTVALTGGDGGPLGRAAGIHVNVPGTSTARVQEVHRTVLHAICELIEREL; translated from the coding sequence ATGAGTGACGCGGCCGAGGGCGCGATTCGCGACATCCTCGCCGGCGCGATCCGGGCGCACGAGATGATGCGCGACGGCGACGTGGCGCCGGTGGCGGCGGCCGCCCGCGCGATGACCGACGCCGTGAAGCACGGAAAGAAGGTGCTGGCGTTCGGCAACGGCGGCAGCGCCGCCGACGCGCAGCACTTCGCGGCCGAGCTGGTCGGCCGCTTCCAGCTCGAGCGCCGCGCGGCGGCGGCGATCGCGTTGACGACGGACACGAGCATCCTGACCGCGATCGGCAACGATTACGCGTTCGATCGCGTGTTCGCGCGTCAGGTCGAGGCGCTCGGCGGCGAGGGAGACGTGGCGCTCGGCATCTCGACGAGCGGCAGGTCCGCCAACGTGCTCGCGGCCTTCGAGACGGCGCGGTCGAAGAAGATGACGACGGTTGCGCTCACCGGGGGCGACGGCGGGCCGCTCGGGCGCGCGGCGGGGATCCACGTGAACGTGCCGGGCACGTCCACGGCGCGCGTGCAGGAAGTGCACCGGACGGTGCTGCACGCGATCTGCGAGCTGATCGAGCGCGAGCTGTAG
- the nuoF gene encoding NADH-quinone oxidoreductase subunit NuoF gives MDPVLTRFVREPNGHTLDFYVKNGGYEALKKALGMQPNDIIDVVTKAGLRGRGGAGFPTGLKWKFVLKDTPLPKYIACNADESEPGTFKDHVLMERNPHLLFEGCLIGCYAIGAKVAYIYIRGEFHHVQRVLEAQIEAARQAGYIGTNILGTGFDCEIYVHRGAGAYEAGEETALLESLEGKRAQPRIKPPFPAVAGLYGAPTAVNNVETLCNVPAIITNGPEWYASLGPEKNGGPKLYCVSGHVKRPGVYEATMKTTLREIIYDMAGGPRDGHTIKAVIPGGSSVPILLPHQLDIPASFDEVAKAGSMLGSAAIIVMDETTCMVWAAENLLHFYRHESCGKCTPCREGTDWLYKILRRLESGEGAMSDIDLLTNVAGNIAGKTLCPFGDAAAAPALTAVKHFRAEFEAHVREGRCPHRAGWRREPRAGAAAQGAHA, from the coding sequence ATGGATCCAGTTCTCACCCGTTTCGTTCGCGAGCCGAACGGCCACACGCTGGACTTCTACGTGAAGAACGGCGGGTACGAGGCCCTCAAGAAGGCGCTCGGGATGCAGCCGAACGACATCATCGATGTCGTCACGAAGGCCGGGCTGCGCGGCCGCGGCGGCGCCGGGTTTCCCACCGGGCTCAAGTGGAAGTTCGTGCTGAAGGACACGCCGCTCCCGAAGTACATCGCGTGCAACGCCGACGAGAGCGAGCCGGGCACGTTCAAGGACCACGTGCTGATGGAGCGCAACCCGCACCTGCTGTTCGAGGGGTGCCTCATCGGCTGCTACGCGATCGGCGCGAAGGTCGCCTACATCTACATCCGCGGCGAGTTCCACCACGTGCAGCGCGTCCTCGAGGCGCAGATCGAGGCGGCGCGCCAGGCGGGCTACATCGGCACGAACATCCTGGGCACCGGCTTCGACTGCGAGATCTACGTGCACCGCGGCGCGGGCGCGTACGAGGCGGGCGAGGAAACCGCGCTGCTCGAGTCGCTCGAGGGGAAGCGCGCGCAGCCGCGCATCAAGCCGCCGTTCCCGGCCGTCGCGGGGCTGTACGGCGCGCCGACCGCCGTCAACAACGTCGAGACGCTCTGCAACGTTCCCGCGATCATCACCAACGGGCCCGAGTGGTACGCGTCGCTCGGCCCCGAGAAGAACGGCGGGCCGAAGCTCTATTGCGTCAGCGGCCACGTCAAGCGCCCCGGCGTCTACGAAGCGACGATGAAGACGACGCTGCGGGAGATCATCTACGACATGGCCGGGGGGCCGCGCGACGGGCACACGATCAAGGCGGTCATCCCCGGCGGATCGTCGGTGCCGATCCTGCTGCCGCACCAGCTCGACATCCCCGCGAGCTTCGACGAGGTCGCGAAGGCGGGATCCATGCTCGGCTCGGCGGCCATCATCGTCATGGACGAGACGACGTGCATGGTGTGGGCGGCCGAGAACCTGCTGCACTTCTACCGCCACGAGTCGTGCGGCAAGTGCACCCCGTGCCGCGAGGGCACCGACTGGCTGTACAAGATCCTGCGGCGGCTCGAGAGCGGCGAAGGCGCGATGTCGGACATCGACCTGCTCACTAACGTCGCCGGGAACATCGCGGGCAAGACGCTGTGCCCGTTCGGGGACGCGGCCGCCGCCCCGGCGCTCACGGCGGTGAAGCATTTCCGCGCGGAGTTCGAGGCGCACGTCCGCGAGGGGCGCTGCCCGCACCGCGCCGGCTGGCGGCGCGAGCCGCGCGCCGGCGCCGCGGCGCAGGGAGCGCACGCATGA
- the nuoL gene encoding NADH-quinone oxidoreductase subunit L: MVALIILLPLLGFVINASLGRRLPKNVSGGLATGLMFLAFGVSAAAFWQMIGHGPITEALYDWIPSGDLQIPFALRLDPLSGVMILVVTGIGSLIHLYSIGYMHEESDSEYARYFSYLNLFAAFMLVLVLGASFPVMFVGWEGVGLCSYLLIGFWFEKHSASDAGKKAFVVNRIGDFGFILAMALIFTTFGTLDFQEVAAAVSRWAPEAAVGTVTLATLLLLLGATGKSAQIPLYVWLPDAMEGPTPVSALIHAATMVTAGVYMIGRNAVLFSHAPITMDVVAVVGVATALMAGTIGLVQNDIKRVLAYSTVSQLGFMFLAMGVGAFSAGIFHLYTHAFFKALLFLGSGAVIHALAGEQDLRNMGGLRKALPITYWTFLIGALAIAGVPLLSGFFSKDEILFRTFAGGHRTLWTVGVVTSLLTAIYMFRLVFLTFHGERRAAGHHAAHDAHAHLHDAPASMAVPLIVLAIGSVLAGYAGVPHALGGSNRMETFLEPSFAVEAAGHHSAEGEASTHPPDASSESSTTEVALMGVSSAIALLGIGIAVFFFLKRRDRAEEIAAALPGPYRLLLNKYYVDELYDTAVVQPIKRTSTVALWRGVDAGVIDGAVNGTGAVVRGGSAVLRRLQSGSMRTYAVSLLFGVVAILGYYLWW; encoded by the coding sequence ATGGTAGCCCTCATCATCCTTCTTCCGCTTCTCGGCTTCGTGATCAACGCCTCGCTCGGGAGGCGGCTGCCGAAGAACGTCTCGGGCGGGCTGGCGACGGGGCTCATGTTCCTGGCCTTCGGCGTGTCCGCGGCGGCCTTCTGGCAGATGATCGGCCACGGGCCCATCACCGAGGCGCTCTACGACTGGATTCCGTCGGGCGACCTGCAGATCCCCTTCGCGCTGCGGCTCGATCCCCTGAGCGGCGTGATGATCCTCGTCGTCACGGGCATCGGGTCGCTGATCCACCTCTACTCGATCGGATACATGCACGAGGAGTCCGACTCCGAGTACGCGCGCTACTTCTCGTACCTGAACCTGTTTGCCGCCTTCATGCTCGTGCTCGTCCTGGGCGCGAGCTTCCCGGTGATGTTCGTCGGCTGGGAGGGGGTGGGCCTCTGCTCGTACCTGCTGATCGGCTTCTGGTTCGAGAAGCACTCCGCGTCGGACGCCGGCAAGAAGGCGTTCGTCGTCAACCGGATCGGCGATTTCGGCTTCATCCTCGCGATGGCGCTGATCTTCACGACGTTCGGCACGCTGGACTTCCAGGAGGTCGCCGCCGCCGTCTCGCGGTGGGCGCCGGAAGCGGCGGTGGGCACGGTGACGCTCGCGACGCTGCTGCTGTTGCTTGGCGCCACCGGCAAGTCGGCGCAGATCCCGCTGTACGTGTGGCTTCCCGACGCGATGGAGGGGCCGACGCCGGTCTCCGCGCTCATCCACGCCGCGACGATGGTGACGGCGGGCGTGTACATGATCGGGCGCAACGCGGTGCTGTTCAGCCACGCGCCGATCACGATGGACGTGGTCGCCGTGGTGGGCGTCGCGACGGCGCTGATGGCGGGCACCATCGGCCTCGTGCAGAACGACATCAAGCGGGTGCTGGCGTACTCGACGGTGTCGCAGCTCGGGTTCATGTTCCTCGCGATGGGCGTCGGCGCGTTCTCGGCCGGCATCTTCCATCTCTACACGCACGCGTTCTTCAAGGCGCTGCTGTTTCTCGGGTCGGGCGCGGTGATCCACGCGCTGGCGGGGGAGCAGGACCTGCGGAACATGGGGGGCCTCAGGAAGGCGCTGCCGATCACCTACTGGACGTTCCTCATCGGCGCGCTCGCCATCGCGGGCGTTCCGCTGCTGTCCGGGTTCTTCAGCAAGGATGAAATCCTCTTCCGCACATTTGCGGGAGGGCACCGCACTCTCTGGACGGTCGGCGTCGTCACGTCGCTGCTGACGGCGATTTACATGTTCCGGCTCGTGTTTCTCACCTTCCATGGCGAGCGGCGCGCCGCCGGGCATCACGCGGCGCACGACGCGCACGCGCACCTGCACGACGCGCCGGCGTCGATGGCGGTGCCGCTCATCGTGCTCGCCATCGGGTCGGTGCTGGCGGGCTACGCCGGCGTGCCGCACGCGCTCGGCGGCAGCAACCGCATGGAGACGTTCCTCGAGCCGTCGTTCGCGGTGGAAGCGGCCGGGCACCACAGCGCCGAGGGCGAAGCTTCTACGCACCCCCCTGACGCCTCAAGCGAAAGCAGCACGACCGAGGTGGCGCTGATGGGCGTCTCGAGCGCCATCGCGCTCCTCGGCATCGGCATCGCGGTGTTCTTCTTCCTGAAGCGGCGCGATCGCGCAGAGGAGATTGCCGCGGCGCTGCCGGGACCGTACCGGCTGCTGCTCAACAAGTACTACGTCGACGAACTGTACGACACGGCGGTCGTGCAGCCGATCAAGAGGACCTCGACCGTCGCGCTGTGGCGCGGCGTGGACGCGGGCGTGATCGACGGCGCGGTGAACGGCACCGGCGCGGTGGTCCGCGGCGGCAGCGCCGTCCTGCGCCGCCTCCAGAGCGGCTCGATGCGGACCTACGCCGTGTCCCTCTTGTTCGGGGTCGTCGCGATCCTGGGCTACTACCTGTGGTGGTGA
- the ndhC gene encoding NADH-quinone oxidoreductase subunit A: MLTGWLPILIMLLLGAGFGAVSVILGRIVGPRRPTAEKLAPYECGMPPVGDARERHPVKFYLVAMIFLLFDIEVAFLYPWSMALRDLRWTGFIQVVVFFGLLLAGYVYVWRKGVLDWGPAAREEKI; encoded by the coding sequence ATGCTGACTGGCTGGCTCCCAATCCTCATCATGCTGCTCCTCGGCGCCGGGTTTGGCGCCGTGTCGGTCATCCTGGGGCGCATCGTCGGGCCCCGGCGCCCGACCGCGGAAAAGCTGGCCCCCTACGAGTGCGGCATGCCGCCGGTGGGGGACGCCCGCGAGCGGCATCCGGTCAAGTTCTACCTCGTGGCCATGATCTTCCTGCTCTTCGACATCGAGGTGGCATTCCTCTACCCGTGGTCGATGGCGCTGCGCGACCTGCGGTGGACGGGCTTCATCCAGGTCGTCGTGTTCTTCGGCCTGCTGCTGGCCGGCTACGTTTACGTCTGGCGGAAGGGGGTGCTCGACTGGGGCCCCGCCGCGCGCGAGGAGAAGATCTAG
- the nuoD gene encoding NADH dehydrogenase (quinone) subunit D: MELRTETMTVNMGPQHPSTHGVLRLVLELDGETILAAEPTIGFLHTGIEKTCEQKKWQQVIPLVERMDYLSSHSNSMAFCLAAETLLGIDVPRRVKDIRILLSELQRINSHLVWLGTHGMEIGAVSVMMYCFRERELLLNINELIAGFRMFPSYMRIGGLREDLPAGFHDAVRAFLDRFPSKLNEYEDLLTQNQIWIKRTRNVGAISGPDAIAWGLAGPIARGAGISYDVRKAFPYLGYETYDFEVPIGTRGDVYDRYLVRMEEMRQSVRIARQALDRISPTGVFDIQDYRIVPPPKDRVYTEMEALIQHFLLYSQGFTVPAGEAYVPVEGPRGEHGTYIVSDGTNRPARVKMRAPSFYACQGLPKLIIGGMIADVIAVIGSTDVVMGDVDR; encoded by the coding sequence ATGGAACTGCGCACGGAGACGATGACCGTCAACATGGGGCCGCAGCACCCGAGCACGCACGGCGTGCTCCGCCTGGTGCTGGAGCTCGACGGCGAGACGATCCTCGCCGCCGAGCCCACGATCGGCTTCCTGCACACGGGCATCGAGAAGACGTGCGAGCAGAAGAAGTGGCAGCAGGTGATCCCGCTCGTCGAGCGCATGGACTACCTCAGCTCGCACTCCAACAGCATGGCGTTCTGCCTCGCGGCCGAGACGCTGCTCGGGATCGACGTGCCGCGGCGCGTCAAGGACATCCGCATCCTGCTGTCGGAGCTGCAGCGCATCAACAGCCACCTGGTCTGGCTCGGCACGCACGGCATGGAGATCGGCGCGGTCTCGGTGATGATGTACTGCTTCCGCGAGCGGGAGCTGCTGCTCAACATCAACGAGCTGATCGCGGGCTTCCGCATGTTCCCGAGCTACATGCGGATCGGCGGCCTGCGCGAGGACCTGCCGGCCGGCTTCCACGACGCGGTGCGCGCGTTCCTCGACCGGTTCCCGTCGAAGCTGAACGAGTACGAAGACCTGCTCACGCAGAACCAGATCTGGATCAAGCGCACGCGGAACGTCGGCGCCATCAGCGGGCCGGACGCGATCGCGTGGGGCCTGGCGGGGCCGATCGCGCGCGGCGCCGGCATCTCGTACGACGTGCGCAAGGCGTTCCCGTACCTCGGCTACGAGACGTACGACTTCGAGGTGCCGATCGGCACCCGCGGCGACGTGTACGATCGGTACCTCGTGCGCATGGAGGAGATGCGGCAGAGCGTGCGCATCGCGCGCCAGGCGCTCGACCGCATCAGCCCGACCGGCGTCTTCGACATCCAGGACTACCGCATCGTCCCGCCGCCGAAGGACCGCGTGTACACGGAGATGGAAGCGCTCATCCAGCACTTCCTGCTGTACTCGCAGGGCTTCACGGTGCCGGCGGGCGAGGCGTACGTGCCGGTCGAGGGGCCGCGCGGCGAGCACGGGACCTACATCGTGTCGGACGGCACGAACCGCCCCGCGCGCGTGAAGATGCGCGCGCCGTCGTTCTACGCGTGCCAGGGGCTGCCGAAGCTGATCATCGGCGGCATGATCGCCGACGTCATCGCCGTCATCGGCTCCACCGACGTCGTCATGGGAGACGTCGATCGATGA
- the nuoH gene encoding NADH-quinone oxidoreductase subunit NuoH — MSVTLVAQVGLIFFVFTCLLLSAAASVYFERKIAGWIQDRPGPNRVGPYGLLQPFADILKLMFKEDLRPKAADALLFSLAPVISATAAFAAFAVVPFGASTTLFGLLPEPIGLGVADVNVAILVIFAITSMGIYGIVLAGWSSNSKYSLLGGLRSSAQMISYELSYGLALAAVIVVAGSLSLREIVDAQGGYWWGFIPRWNVFWMPFGLVAFVIYMIAGVAETNRAPFDFPEAEQELVAGYHTEYSSMGFAMFFLAEYINMVTVSAVATSLFLGGWHGPFLPDWLDWIWFIVKVAALMFFYIWMRWTLPRFRYDQLMAFGWKWLLPLAVLNILGTAAVVIYFNL, encoded by the coding sequence ATGAGCGTCACCCTCGTCGCGCAGGTCGGCCTGATTTTCTTCGTCTTCACCTGCCTGCTCCTCTCCGCGGCGGCGTCCGTGTACTTCGAGCGCAAGATCGCCGGGTGGATCCAGGACCGTCCCGGCCCGAACCGCGTCGGCCCGTACGGCCTGCTGCAGCCCTTCGCCGACATCCTGAAGCTGATGTTCAAGGAGGACCTGCGGCCGAAGGCGGCCGACGCGCTCCTCTTCTCGCTCGCGCCGGTCATTTCGGCGACCGCCGCGTTCGCGGCGTTCGCCGTCGTCCCCTTCGGCGCGTCGACGACGCTGTTCGGCCTGCTGCCCGAGCCGATCGGCCTCGGGGTGGCGGACGTGAACGTCGCGATCCTGGTGATCTTCGCGATCACGTCGATGGGCATTTACGGCATCGTGCTGGCGGGCTGGAGCTCGAACTCGAAGTACTCGCTGCTCGGCGGGCTGCGCTCGTCCGCGCAGATGATCTCGTACGAGCTGTCCTACGGCCTGGCGCTCGCGGCCGTCATCGTCGTCGCCGGCTCCCTGTCGCTGCGCGAGATCGTGGACGCGCAGGGAGGGTACTGGTGGGGCTTCATCCCGCGGTGGAACGTGTTCTGGATGCCGTTCGGGCTCGTCGCGTTCGTGATCTACATGATCGCGGGGGTCGCGGAGACCAATCGCGCGCCGTTCGATTTCCCGGAAGCCGAGCAGGAGCTGGTGGCCGGCTACCACACGGAGTACAGCAGCATGGGCTTCGCGATGTTCTTCCTCGCGGAGTACATCAACATGGTGACCGTGTCCGCCGTGGCCACGAGCCTGTTTCTGGGCGGGTGGCACGGGCCGTTCCTGCCCGACTGGCTCGACTGGATCTGGTTCATCGTGAAGGTGGCCGCGCTGATGTTCTTCTACATCTGGATGCGGTGGACGCTGCCGCGCTTCCGGTACGACCAGTTGATGGCCTTCGGGTGGAAGTGGCTGCTGCCGCTGGCGGTGCTGAACATCCTCGGCACGGCGGCGGTCGTGATTTATTTCAATTTGTGA
- the nuoE gene encoding NADH-quinone oxidoreductase subunit NuoE, translated as MSFHAVVPYGTPEHHRSQRAVLDEGTPFAYTPENRAKLEEICRRYPPEQRRSAVLAALYLVQEQQGYITAGAARHVAEVIGLTAAEVDDVVSYYVMFFRQPTGKYVLQVCRTLSCALNGAERVVDAIQDTLGIKVGETDPSGMFTLLEFECLGACDRAPVVMVNNEHWHERQTPETVTQLIDGLRAKGLAALTGCHLKVEK; from the coding sequence ATGAGTTTCCACGCAGTCGTTCCCTACGGCACCCCGGAGCACCACCGCTCGCAGCGCGCGGTGCTGGACGAGGGGACGCCGTTCGCGTACACGCCGGAGAACCGCGCGAAGCTCGAGGAGATCTGCCGGCGCTATCCGCCGGAGCAGCGGCGCTCGGCGGTCCTCGCGGCGCTCTATCTCGTGCAGGAGCAGCAGGGCTACATCACGGCGGGCGCCGCGCGGCACGTGGCGGAGGTCATCGGCCTCACGGCCGCCGAAGTGGACGACGTGGTGTCGTACTACGTCATGTTCTTCCGGCAGCCGACGGGGAAGTACGTGCTGCAGGTGTGCCGCACGCTCTCGTGCGCGCTGAACGGCGCCGAGCGCGTGGTCGACGCGATCCAGGACACGCTGGGGATCAAGGTCGGCGAGACGGATCCGAGCGGCATGTTCACGCTGCTGGAGTTCGAGTGCCTCGGCGCGTGCGACCGCGCGCCGGTGGTGATGGTGAACAACGAGCACTGGCACGAGCGCCAGACGCCGGAGACGGTGACGCAGCTGATTGACGGCCTGCGAGCCAAGGGCCTCGCCGCGCTGACGGGCTGCCATCTGAAGGTGGAGAAATGA
- a CDS encoding NADH-quinone oxidoreductase subunit J, whose translation MDLILFYVFGGLAVAASLLVIGQRNPMYSVLLLIASFGGLSGLYVLLDAPFVAVTQIIVYAGAIMVLFLFVVMLLNVPREEAMLPGFGTTLATRRIGVALAVVFVAALVWALGRLGATALPEGDGVAALRSVREVGRLLYTRHAFAFEATSVLILVAMVGAVVLARRETRS comes from the coding sequence ATGGATCTCATCCTCTTCTACGTGTTCGGGGGGCTGGCGGTCGCAGCCTCGCTGCTCGTGATCGGGCAGCGCAACCCGATGTACAGCGTGCTGCTGCTCATCGCGTCGTTCGGCGGCCTCTCCGGCCTCTACGTGCTGCTCGACGCGCCGTTTGTCGCCGTCACGCAGATCATCGTCTATGCCGGCGCGATCATGGTGCTGTTCCTGTTCGTCGTCATGCTGCTGAACGTGCCGCGCGAAGAGGCGATGCTGCCCGGGTTCGGGACCACGCTCGCCACGCGCCGCATCGGCGTGGCGCTGGCGGTGGTGTTCGTCGCCGCGCTGGTCTGGGCGCTCGGCCGCCTGGGCGCGACGGCGCTCCCCGAGGGGGACGGCGTGGCCGCGCTGCGCTCGGTGCGCGAGGTGGGACGCCTGCTGTACACGCGCCACGCGTTCGCGTTCGAGGCGACGTCGGTCCTGATATTGGTGGCGATGGTCGGCGCCGTCGTGCTGGCGCGGAGGGAGACGAGGAGTTGA
- a CDS encoding DUF3108 domain-containing protein: protein MRRPAGITIIAAFATATATLVAQRPPAHPPVAMPPAHAAVRSQQAVPFAAGETLVYDVSWSSYLTAGRASLSVVEQVRSGASPLAYRLAAEGRPTELLSTLYTLYYKVETRLDAFTLLPQRASVYSEEGRRRRVKTATFDQARHTVTYEAGEPGKPARKQVLEVPPLTQDALSALYVLRALRLTAGQRLSVPVVNEGELHRAALTTGAREPIQCGLGAVQAMRIDITVTDAKGEPVARDMAVWLTTGKRQVPVQMQAELAIGSFRLVLREARGLVREQAGVR from the coding sequence GTGAGGCGGCCCGCCGGCATCACGATCATTGCCGCGTTCGCGACGGCGACGGCCACGCTCGTGGCGCAGCGGCCGCCGGCGCACCCGCCGGTCGCGATGCCGCCGGCGCACGCCGCCGTCAGGTCTCAGCAGGCGGTGCCGTTTGCCGCCGGCGAGACGCTCGTCTACGACGTGTCGTGGTCGTCGTACCTCACCGCCGGCCGCGCGTCGCTTTCCGTTGTCGAGCAGGTGCGTTCGGGCGCTTCTCCCCTTGCGTATCGCCTCGCCGCCGAAGGCAGGCCCACCGAGCTTCTCTCGACGCTCTACACGCTCTATTACAAGGTGGAGACGCGGCTCGACGCCTTCACGCTATTGCCGCAGCGCGCGTCGGTCTACAGCGAAGAGGGTCGCCGGCGGCGTGTCAAGACGGCAACCTTCGACCAGGCCAGGCACACCGTGACGTACGAGGCCGGCGAGCCTGGCAAGCCGGCACGGAAGCAGGTCCTCGAGGTGCCGCCGCTCACGCAGGACGCGTTGTCGGCGTTGTACGTGCTGCGGGCGCTGCGGCTCACGGCCGGGCAGCGGCTCTCGGTTCCGGTGGTGAACGAGGGGGAGTTGCATCGCGCCGCGCTCACGACCGGCGCGCGCGAGCCCATTCAGTGCGGGCTGGGCGCCGTGCAGGCCATGCGCATCGACATCACGGTGACGGACGCGAAGGGCGAGCCCGTGGCGCGCGACATGGCGGTCTGGCTCACGACCGGCAAGCGGCAGGTGCCCGTGCAGATGCAGGCGGAGTTGGCGATTGGGAGTTTCCGGCTGGTGTTGCGGGAGGCGAGGGGGTTGGTGCGGGAGCAGGCGGGAGTACGATGA
- a CDS encoding NADH-quinone oxidoreductase subunit C: MDANAIADALRRAVPAAQIDPLATLDMPAISVDRESWPEVARTLREDPALQFQLLADLLGADYFPGEPRYEIVYLLVSTGVPGLGASSPAKRLRVKVRVPGSDPHIATVSTIWPSAGWPEREVFDLFGVTFDGHADLRRVLMPEDWEGHPLRKDYPVQIRRGVKVYEPLQLSPEEFAKNIDRIRRLSQAKDE; this comes from the coding sequence ATGGACGCCAACGCCATCGCCGATGCGCTGCGCCGGGCCGTGCCCGCCGCGCAGATCGACCCCCTCGCCACGCTGGACATGCCGGCGATCTCCGTGGATCGCGAGAGCTGGCCGGAGGTGGCCCGCACGCTCCGTGAAGACCCGGCGCTGCAGTTCCAGCTCCTCGCCGACCTCCTCGGGGCCGATTACTTCCCGGGCGAGCCGCGCTACGAGATCGTGTACCTGCTCGTGTCGACCGGCGTGCCCGGCCTCGGCGCGTCATCCCCCGCAAAACGGCTGCGCGTGAAAGTGCGCGTGCCCGGATCGGATCCGCACATCGCAACGGTCTCGACGATCTGGCCGTCGGCGGGGTGGCCCGAGCGCGAGGTGTTCGACCTGTTCGGCGTGACGTTCGACGGCCACGCCGACCTGCGGCGCGTGCTGATGCCCGAGGACTGGGAGGGACACCCGCTGCGCAAGGACTACCCGGTGCAGATCCGGCGCGGCGTGAAGGTGTACGAGCCGCTGCAGCTCTCGCCCGAGGAGTTCGCGAAGAACATCGACCGGATCCGCCGCCTCTCGCAGGCAAAAGATGAGTGA